From Pseudomonas alcaligenes, a single genomic window includes:
- the accC gene encoding acetyl-CoA carboxylase biotin carboxylase subunit codes for MQLEKVLIANRGEIALRILRACKEMGIKTVAVYSTADRDLMHLGLADETVCIGPAPGAKSYLNIPAIIAAAEVTGATAIHPGYGFLAENADFAEQIEKSGFKFVGPTGDVIRLMGDKVSAKNAMIKSGVPVVPGSDGPLPEDEETALAIAREVGYPVIIKAAGGGGGRGMRVVHKEEDLIKSAKLTRTEAGAAFGNPMVYLEKFLGNPRHVEVQVLSDGQGHAVHLGDRDCSLQRRHQKVLEEAPAPGIDEKARAEVLQRCVDACIEIGYRGAGTFEFLYEDGRFYFIEMNTRVQVEHPVTEMVTGIDIVKEMLSIAAGNKLSIKQSDVVIRGHALECRINAEDPDNFMPCPGKVKHYHAPGGNGVRVDSHLYSGYSVPPNYDSLIGKLITYGKDRAEAMARMRNALDELVVDGIKTNIPLHRDLTRDKGFAKGGVNIHYLEKKLGMDKH; via the coding sequence ATGCAGCTGGAAAAAGTCCTGATCGCCAACCGTGGCGAAATCGCCCTGCGCATCCTGCGCGCCTGCAAGGAAATGGGCATCAAGACGGTGGCCGTGTACTCCACCGCCGACCGCGACCTGATGCACCTGGGCCTGGCCGACGAAACCGTGTGCATCGGCCCGGCGCCGGGCGCCAAGTCCTACCTGAACATCCCGGCGATCATCGCCGCCGCCGAAGTCACCGGCGCCACGGCGATCCACCCGGGCTACGGCTTCCTCGCCGAGAACGCCGACTTCGCCGAGCAGATCGAGAAGTCCGGCTTCAAGTTCGTCGGCCCCACCGGCGACGTGATCCGCCTGATGGGCGACAAGGTTTCCGCCAAGAACGCCATGATCAAGTCCGGCGTTCCGGTGGTACCGGGCTCCGACGGCCCGCTGCCGGAAGACGAGGAAACCGCCCTGGCGATTGCCCGCGAAGTCGGCTACCCGGTGATCATCAAGGCCGCCGGCGGCGGCGGTGGTCGCGGCATGCGCGTGGTGCACAAGGAAGAAGACCTGATCAAGTCGGCCAAGCTGACCCGCACCGAAGCCGGTGCCGCGTTCGGCAACCCGATGGTCTATCTGGAGAAGTTCCTCGGCAACCCGCGCCACGTGGAAGTCCAGGTACTCTCCGACGGCCAGGGCCACGCCGTGCATCTGGGTGACCGCGACTGCTCGCTGCAGCGCCGCCACCAGAAGGTACTGGAAGAGGCGCCGGCCCCGGGCATCGACGAGAAGGCCCGCGCCGAAGTGCTGCAACGCTGCGTCGATGCCTGCATCGAGATCGGCTACCGTGGCGCCGGCACCTTCGAGTTCCTCTACGAAGACGGCCGCTTCTACTTCATCGAGATGAACACCCGCGTGCAGGTCGAGCACCCGGTCACCGAGATGGTTACCGGCATCGACATCGTCAAGGAAATGCTCAGCATCGCCGCCGGCAACAAGCTGTCGATCAAGCAGAGCGACGTGGTCATCCGCGGTCACGCCCTGGAGTGCCGGATCAACGCCGAAGACCCGGACAACTTCATGCCCTGCCCGGGCAAGGTCAAGCATTACCACGCTCCGGGCGGCAATGGCGTGCGGGTCGACTCGCACCTGTACAGCGGCTACTCGGTACCGCCGAACTACGACTCGCTGATCGGCAAGCTGATCACCTACGGCAAGGATCGCGCCGAGGCCATGGCACGCATGCGCAACGCCCTGGACGAGCTGGTGGTCGACGGTATCAAGACCAACATCCCGCTGCACCGCGACCTGACCCGCGACAAGGGTTTCGCCAAGGGTGGCGTGAACATCCACTACCTGGAAAAGAAACTGGGTATGGACAAGCACTAA
- the accB gene encoding acetyl-CoA carboxylase biotin carboxyl carrier protein encodes MDIRKVKKLIELLEESGIDELEIREGEESVRISRHSKQPAYAAQPVYAAAPAPAAAPVAAAAPAAAEAAPAAAKLNGHVVRSPMVGTFYRAASPTSGNFVEVGQSVKKGDILCIVEAMKMMNHIEAEASGVIESILVDNSQPVEYDQPLFTIV; translated from the coding sequence ATGGATATCCGTAAAGTCAAAAAACTGATCGAGCTGCTGGAAGAGTCCGGTATCGACGAACTGGAGATCCGCGAGGGCGAAGAGTCCGTGCGCATCAGCCGTCACAGCAAGCAGCCGGCCTATGCTGCCCAGCCGGTCTACGCCGCCGCGCCAGCCCCGGCCGCCGCCCCGGTTGCTGCCGCCGCTCCGGCCGCTGCCGAAGCCGCTCCGGCCGCTGCCAAGCTGAACGGCCACGTGGTGCGCTCGCCGATGGTCGGCACCTTCTACCGCGCCGCTTCGCCGACCTCGGGCAACTTCGTCGAAGTGGGCCAGAGCGTGAAGAAAGGCGACATCCTGTGCATCGTCGAAGCGATGAAGATGATGAACCACATCGAGGCCGAAGCCAGCGGCGTGATCGAGTCCATCCTGGTCGATAACAGCCAGCCGGTGGAATACGACCAGCCCCTGTTCACCATCGTTTGA
- the aroQ gene encoding type II 3-dehydroquinate dehydratase: protein MATLLVLHGPNLNLLGTREPGVYGATTLAQINQDLEQRARAAGHHLQYLQSNAEYELIERIHAAKGEGVDFILINPAAFTHTSVALRDALLAVSIPFIEVHLSNVHKREAFRHHSYFSDVAVGVICGLGASGYRLALEAALEQLERP, encoded by the coding sequence ATGGCCACCCTTCTGGTGCTGCACGGCCCCAACCTCAACCTGCTGGGCACCCGCGAACCCGGCGTCTATGGCGCCACCACCCTGGCCCAGATCAACCAGGATCTGGAGCAGCGCGCCCGCGCCGCCGGCCACCATCTGCAGTACCTGCAGAGCAATGCCGAGTACGAACTGATCGAGCGCATTCACGCCGCAAAAGGCGAAGGTGTCGACTTTATTCTGATAAATCCGGCCGCTTTCACTCATACCAGCGTCGCCTTACGTGACGCATTGCTGGCAGTGAGCATCCCATTCATCGAAGTGCACCTGTCCAACGTGCACAAACGTGAAGCATTCCGCCATCACTCCTACTTTTCCGATGTTGCCGTGGGAGTGATCTGCGGCCTTGGCGCCAGCGGTTACCGGCTGGCTCTGGAGGCTGCCCTGGAACAATTAGAACGCCCCTGA
- the dsbD gene encoding protein-disulfide reductase DsbD: MRRLLPLFLLLFTLPALAGLFDKLPDAPLGAPLNNSADFLPVREAFRLSLVSSDAKTVKLRFIAAEGYYLYRHRFQFRIEPSDLAKGAAVLPAGEAKHDEYFGDVEVYHGILDVELPLDNPIGLPLTLHVTYQGCADKGLCYPPETERLEVAGSGENAAAPATSATTGTTTTPAAPSTAGWNWKELALFFLGGLGLAFTPCVLPMLPILSGVVLRGQPGGLRGLVLALAYVLPMAISFAILGALMGLFGAELNLQARLQSPWVLVPFAIFFALFGAASLGFLELRLPAAIDGPLQRLSQRLHGGTLLSAAALGVLSSLLVSPCVSAPLAGALLYISSSGDALGGSLKLLALGLGMGTPLVLFAVGGGALLPKSGNWMIGVRNLFGALLLAVAVWLLERVVPGPVALALWGLLAAGVALWLGALELTPKTHHQKFAQLLGLPLLIYAIAAWFGALQGHSDPLRPLGQLATSSATAAAPASASWQTVTSPAELDAALAAAKNAGHPLLLDWYADWCISCKVIEREVFSAPEVTAQLGDYRLIRFDITESRADQRALLDRYQLFGPPAILFFASSGDEIADLRVVGEIGAADFAERLTRAHARQN; this comes from the coding sequence ATGCGCCGTCTGCTACCGCTGTTCCTGCTGCTGTTCACCCTGCCGGCCCTGGCCGGGCTGTTCGACAAGCTGCCCGATGCGCCGCTGGGCGCACCGCTGAACAACAGTGCGGACTTCCTGCCGGTGCGCGAGGCCTTCCGCCTGAGCCTGGTCAGCAGCGATGCCAAAACGGTGAAGCTGCGCTTCATCGCCGCCGAGGGCTACTACCTCTACCGCCACCGCTTCCAGTTCCGCATCGAACCGAGCGACCTGGCCAAGGGCGCGGCCGTGCTGCCGGCCGGCGAAGCCAAGCACGACGAATACTTCGGCGATGTCGAGGTGTACCACGGCATCCTCGATGTCGAGCTGCCGCTGGACAACCCCATCGGCCTGCCGCTGACCCTGCACGTCACCTACCAGGGCTGTGCCGACAAGGGCCTGTGCTATCCGCCGGAAACCGAACGCCTGGAAGTGGCGGGTAGCGGCGAAAATGCCGCCGCCCCGGCGACCAGCGCAACGACCGGCACTACCACCACTCCCGCCGCACCGAGCACAGCCGGCTGGAACTGGAAGGAGCTGGCGCTGTTCTTCCTCGGCGGCCTGGGCCTGGCCTTCACCCCTTGCGTGCTGCCGATGTTGCCGATCCTCAGCGGCGTGGTGCTGCGTGGCCAGCCCGGGGGCCTGCGCGGCCTGGTGCTGGCGCTGGCCTATGTGCTGCCGATGGCGATCAGCTTCGCCATCCTCGGTGCGCTGATGGGCCTGTTCGGTGCCGAGCTCAACCTGCAGGCACGCCTGCAGTCACCCTGGGTACTGGTGCCATTCGCGATTTTCTTCGCCCTGTTCGGCGCCGCCAGCCTGGGCTTCCTCGAACTGCGCCTGCCGGCCGCCATCGACGGCCCGTTGCAACGCCTGAGCCAGCGCCTGCACGGCGGCACCCTGCTCAGTGCGGCAGCCCTCGGCGTGCTCTCCAGCCTGCTGGTATCGCCCTGCGTGTCCGCCCCGCTGGCCGGTGCCCTGCTCTATATCAGCAGCAGCGGCGATGCCCTCGGCGGCAGCCTCAAGCTGCTGGCCCTCGGCCTGGGCATGGGCACCCCGCTGGTGCTGTTCGCCGTTGGCGGCGGCGCCCTGCTGCCGAAGTCCGGCAACTGGATGATCGGCGTGCGCAACCTGTTCGGCGCCCTGCTGCTGGCCGTCGCGGTATGGCTGCTGGAACGGGTGGTGCCAGGCCCGGTCGCCCTCGCCCTGTGGGGCCTGCTGGCCGCCGGCGTGGCTCTGTGGCTGGGCGCACTGGAACTGACGCCGAAGACCCATCACCAGAAATTCGCCCAGTTGCTCGGCTTGCCGCTGCTGATCTACGCCATCGCCGCCTGGTTCGGCGCCCTGCAGGGCCACAGCGACCCACTGCGCCCGCTCGGGCAGCTCGCGACCAGCAGCGCTACAGCAGCCGCGCCGGCCAGCGCCAGCTGGCAGACCGTGACCAGCCCGGCCGAGCTGGACGCCGCCCTGGCTGCGGCGAAGAACGCCGGCCACCCCCTGCTGCTGGACTGGTATGCCGACTGGTGCATCAGCTGCAAGGTGATTGAGCGCGAAGTGTTCAGCGCACCCGAGGTAACGGCTCAGCTGGGCGACTACCGACTGATCCGTTTCGATATCACCGAAAGCCGCGCCGATCAGCGCGCCCTGCTTGATCGCTACCAGCTGTTCGGCCCGCCGGCGATCCTGTTCTTTGCCAGCAGCGGTGACGAAATCGCCGATTTGCGTGTCGTAGGTGAGATCGGCGCCGCCGACTTTGCCGAACGCCTGACCCGCGCGCACGCCCGCCAGAACTGA
- a CDS encoding methyl-accepting chemotaxis protein produces the protein MRLKLLTNLSTALLISACLALAGTLWWSEQALERPYRLMQDYLSLSQQFQHQVAGNIQAYLASGDAVRHKQASQAIDELEQALGELPPQLRDDLRPSLDELSRFSAGELLAAGKLAGDPQGLLLQAEREMAGALEQLAQYAHSDNPAAAAYQAPLFNAAQHLTRLAHARAKLASSGRSELLQDVQRELNALDQQAASLAALPLLGVTSSSESGADNFAAMMGLASDDSAQQAEDQGIALKRDFASLLKRYPAELERTRALIEQRNALARSSEAKVASLQQALAALQPAVLAEHARIQGEVRLIQGLMIGLILLIALTLDQIQRRLSNVLGRLVPALSRWAAGDFAADIGVQARTREMRDIEDSLNHLRRYLVELVGTIHHHAGEVAGSSRTLADLSQGLHGGAERQLADTAQIRDALGELEGTIAQVAADASQAADASRSASSAVEQGQRVIEQSLTGLHALVGEVQGNAQSIEQLASETATIGQVLTVIRGVAEQTNLLALNAAIEAARAGEMGRGFAVVAEEVRSLAQRTSGATEEIQQLIARLQQAAQQSVAAMRAQVEHAETTASQAEQADGALDAVVTSIRTIASMAERIAEATAQQGGAASEIRGHSERIHRLGGDNLARIGEGRQQGEQLLQLGSQLHTAVQAFRVA, from the coding sequence ATGCGTCTCAAGCTGCTTACCAACCTGTCCACTGCCCTCCTGATCAGCGCCTGCCTGGCCCTGGCCGGCACGCTGTGGTGGTCGGAGCAGGCGCTGGAGCGCCCCTACCGCCTGATGCAGGACTACCTCAGCCTGTCGCAGCAGTTCCAGCACCAGGTCGCCGGCAATATCCAGGCCTACCTGGCCAGCGGCGATGCCGTGCGCCACAAGCAGGCCAGCCAGGCCATCGACGAACTGGAACAGGCCCTCGGCGAACTGCCGCCACAACTGCGTGACGACCTGCGCCCCAGCCTCGACGAACTGAGCCGCTTCAGCGCCGGCGAACTGCTCGCCGCCGGCAAGCTGGCCGGCGATCCGCAGGGCCTGCTGCTACAGGCCGAACGCGAGATGGCTGGCGCCCTCGAACAGCTGGCCCAGTACGCGCACAGCGACAACCCGGCGGCCGCCGCCTACCAGGCCCCGCTGTTCAACGCCGCCCAGCACCTGACCCGCCTGGCCCATGCCCGCGCCAAGCTGGCCAGCAGCGGCCGCAGCGAACTGCTGCAGGACGTGCAGCGCGAACTGAACGCCCTCGACCAGCAGGCCGCCAGCCTTGCCGCCCTGCCGCTGCTCGGCGTAACCAGCAGCAGCGAATCCGGCGCCGACAACTTTGCCGCGATGATGGGCCTGGCCAGTGACGACAGCGCACAGCAGGCGGAAGACCAGGGCATTGCCCTCAAGCGCGACTTCGCCAGCCTGCTCAAGCGCTACCCCGCCGAGCTGGAACGCACCCGCGCCCTGATCGAGCAACGCAATGCCCTGGCACGCAGCAGTGAGGCCAAGGTAGCCAGCCTGCAGCAAGCGCTGGCAGCCCTGCAGCCGGCGGTACTCGCCGAGCATGCGCGCATCCAGGGCGAAGTACGCCTGATCCAGGGACTGATGATCGGCCTGATCCTGCTGATCGCCCTGACCCTCGACCAGATCCAGCGGCGCCTGAGCAACGTCCTCGGGCGCCTGGTACCGGCACTGTCGCGCTGGGCCGCCGGCGACTTCGCCGCCGATATCGGCGTGCAGGCCCGCACCCGCGAGATGCGCGATATCGAGGACTCGCTGAACCACCTGCGCCGCTACCTGGTGGAGCTGGTCGGCACCATCCACCACCATGCCGGCGAAGTGGCTGGCAGCAGCCGCACCCTGGCCGATCTCAGCCAGGGCCTGCACGGCGGCGCCGAGCGCCAGCTGGCCGACACCGCACAGATCCGCGATGCCCTCGGCGAGCTGGAAGGCACCATCGCCCAGGTCGCCGCCGACGCCAGCCAGGCCGCCGATGCCAGCCGCTCGGCCAGCAGCGCGGTGGAACAGGGCCAGCGGGTGATCGAACAGAGTCTCACCGGCCTGCATGCGCTGGTCGGTGAAGTACAGGGCAACGCCCAGTCGATCGAACAGCTGGCCAGCGAAACTGCCACCATCGGCCAGGTGCTGACGGTGATCCGCGGTGTTGCCGAACAGACCAACCTGCTGGCCCTGAACGCCGCCATCGAGGCCGCCCGCGCCGGCGAGATGGGCCGCGGTTTTGCCGTGGTCGCCGAGGAAGTGCGTTCGCTGGCCCAGCGCACCAGCGGCGCCACCGAGGAAATCCAGCAGCTGATCGCCCGCCTGCAGCAGGCCGCGCAGCAGTCGGTGGCGGCCATGCGCGCCCAGGTCGAGCATGCCGAAACCACCGCCAGCCAGGCGGAACAGGCCGATGGCGCGCTGGATGCGGTGGTCACCTCGATCCGCACCATCGCCAGCATGGCCGAGCGCATCGCCGAGGCCACCGCCCAGCAAGGCGGCGCGGCCAGCGAGATCCGCGGCCACAGCGAGCGCATCCACCGCCTCGGCGGCGACAACCTGGCACGCATCGGCGAAGGCCGCCAGCAGGGCGAACAGCTGCTGCAGCTCGGCAGCCAGCTGCATACGGCGGTGCAGGCGTTTCGCGTGGCCTAG